The region TAGCAAAGTTTTAGATTACTCATACCCAAAGCTACCCTCCTAATTTCCACCAGTTACGCTGATAAGAAACCACCATCCACAGGTATGACCGCCCCATGAACATACGAAAATAGATCACTAACCAATGCTAATACCACTTTACCAATATCCTCAGGTTTACCTAGAGCCCTTGATGGAAGTCTATCCCAGAACCTACGACCTGACTTCAGTATTG is a window of Brevinematia bacterium DNA encoding:
- a CDS encoding SDR family oxidoreductase; the encoded protein is MLKSGRRFWDRLPSRALGKPEDIGKVVLALVSDLFSYVHGAVIPVDGGFLSA